The sequence TTCGACTTTTATCATGGATACTAATAGAAATTCAACCATTATGGCAAAGAAAAGTTTGATTCAGAGGGAGAAGAAGAGGCAAAAATTGGAACAGAAATATCATTCGATTCGTCGATcctcaaaaaaagaaataagcaaGGTTCCATCGTtgagtgacaaatgggaaatttatGGAAAGTTACAATCCCTACCACGGAATAGTGCACCTA is a genomic window of Capsicum annuum cultivar UCD-10X-F1 unplaced genomic scaffold, UCD10Xv1.1 ctg4373, whole genome shotgun sequence containing:
- the LOC124892079 gene encoding 30S ribosomal protein S14, chloroplastic-like, with amino-acid sequence MAKKSLIQREKKRQKLEQKYHSIRRSSKKEISKVPSLSDKWEIYGKLQSLPRNSAPTRLHQRCFLIGRPRANYQVFGLSGHILREMVHACLFPGATRSSW